Proteins from a single region of Chryseobacterium scophthalmum:
- a CDS encoding NifU family protein, with protein METNTTHEDTVTRVMEALESIRPFLNKDGGDIELLDVKDNTVFVKLLGNCSACSLNFSTLKLGVENSIKQHAPEIEKVVNVE; from the coding sequence ATGGAGACAAATACAACACACGAAGACACTGTAACCCGAGTAATGGAAGCTCTGGAAAGCATTCGTCCGTTTTTGAATAAAGACGGCGGTGATATTGAGCTTTTGGATGTAAAAGACAATACTGTTTTTGTAAAGCTTTTAGGAAACTGTTCAGCCTGTTCTCTTAATTTCTCAACATTGAAATTAGGTGTAGAAAACAGCATCAAACAACATGCTCCTGAAATTGAAAAGGTAGTAAATGTAGAGTAA
- a CDS encoding zinc-dependent metalloprotease — translation MKKYLLFLAILMIAHVDGQRFCGTDEKMKEFFANNPDALAKKQDLRNYLTTKNTTAKNTQTVVTIPIVVHVLYKNANQNISDAQIASQIAVLNADFRKLNTDYNSVVPDAFKPFGADMELVFCLATVKSDGTTTTGIERKSVASSFNFPNNYYQASGLGAWDPTKYLNIWVGDMPNPYLGWAYLPDAAGMAFDGLAIGYNYFGTNGAAQYPYNGGRTATHEIGHYFGLLHPWGEDDSLCGTPDNDDGCADTPAIDNPHGGGNVFPDNSNMCTPTTNGAMFMNYVTDTEMALFTTDQKTIKSNTMSGPRASLLNSNACTFLSVNEVEKANSINLFPNPTTQYISIASPLVKINEVEIFNAEGRLIRKAFIKNETDKIDVKDFADGVYYVRTYNDKNFIKSMKFIKK, via the coding sequence ATGAAAAAATATCTACTATTTCTTGCAATTTTGATGATTGCACATGTTGATGGACAACGATTCTGTGGGACAGATGAGAAAATGAAGGAGTTTTTTGCAAATAACCCGGATGCGTTAGCAAAAAAACAGGATTTAAGGAATTATTTAACAACTAAAAATACAACTGCTAAAAATACCCAAACAGTTGTAACTATTCCTATTGTGGTACATGTTTTGTATAAAAATGCAAATCAAAACATTTCTGATGCTCAGATTGCTTCGCAAATTGCGGTACTTAATGCTGACTTTAGAAAATTAAATACAGATTATAATTCTGTTGTTCCTGATGCGTTTAAGCCTTTTGGCGCTGATATGGAACTGGTTTTCTGCTTAGCAACAGTGAAAAGTGACGGAACTACTACTACAGGTATAGAAAGAAAATCTGTAGCTTCTAGTTTTAACTTTCCAAATAATTATTATCAAGCTTCAGGACTTGGAGCTTGGGATCCAACAAAATATTTGAATATTTGGGTAGGAGATATGCCAAATCCTTATTTAGGTTGGGCGTATTTGCCAGATGCAGCGGGAATGGCTTTTGATGGATTAGCGATAGGGTATAATTATTTTGGAACAAATGGCGCTGCTCAATATCCTTATAATGGTGGTAGAACTGCTACTCATGAAATTGGACATTATTTTGGGCTTCTACATCCTTGGGGTGAAGATGACAGTCTTTGTGGAACACCTGATAATGATGACGGATGTGCAGATACACCTGCTATTGATAATCCTCACGGTGGAGGAAATGTTTTTCCGGATAATTCAAATATGTGTACTCCAACTACAAATGGAGCAATGTTTATGAATTATGTAACAGATACAGAAATGGCATTGTTTACAACAGATCAGAAAACAATCAAATCAAATACAATGTCTGGTCCTAGAGCCAGTCTTTTAAATTCTAATGCATGTACCTTTTTGTCAGTTAATGAAGTTGAAAAGGCAAATTCAATAAATTTATTTCCAAACCCTACAACACAATATATTTCAATAGCATCACCATTAGTTAAAATTAATGAAGTAGAAATATTTAATGCTGAAGGAAGATTGATTAGAAAAGCGTTCATTAAAAATGAAACTGATAAAATTGATGTGAAAGATTTTGCTGACGGAGTTTACTATGTAAGAACTTACAATGATAAAAACTTCATCAAGTCTATGAAATTTATCAAAAAATAA
- a CDS encoding Ppx/GppA phosphatase family protein encodes MIIAAIDIGSNAARLLINEVKIQNGKPEFIKLNLLRIPLRLGMDVFTLGKIGAEREKMVLDSMKIFSDLMKVYKVEHYRACATSAMRDAENGKEIIEKVKNHSDITIEIISGDEEATLVYENHVAEGLDKDFAYLYVDVGGGSTELTFYENDKMVYEKSFNIGTIRLLNNLVTEDNWKDMKEEIKANIISKKQIVAIGSGGNINKVFSMSKTKDGKPMSIAYLKKAYKEFNTLTVDERMTKYGFREDRADVLVHALKIYNLVMHWADINKIFVPKISVADGLIHNIYERVSGENS; translated from the coding sequence ATGATCATTGCAGCGATAGACATAGGAAGTAATGCAGCCCGACTTTTAATCAATGAGGTAAAAATTCAAAACGGAAAACCTGAGTTTATTAAATTAAATCTTCTCCGAATACCTTTGCGATTAGGAATGGATGTTTTCACCCTTGGAAAAATCGGTGCCGAAAGAGAAAAAATGGTCTTAGATTCTATGAAGATTTTCAGTGATTTGATGAAAGTTTACAAAGTAGAACATTACAGAGCCTGCGCAACGAGCGCCATGCGTGATGCCGAAAATGGTAAAGAAATTATTGAAAAAGTAAAAAACCACTCCGATATTACCATAGAAATTATTTCCGGAGACGAAGAAGCAACTTTGGTCTATGAAAATCACGTTGCAGAAGGTCTTGACAAAGATTTTGCCTATCTTTATGTAGATGTTGGTGGAGGTTCTACTGAGCTTACGTTCTATGAAAATGATAAAATGGTCTACGAAAAATCTTTCAACATCGGAACAATTCGTCTTCTCAACAATCTCGTGACAGAAGACAACTGGAAAGATATGAAAGAAGAAATTAAGGCAAATATCATCAGTAAAAAACAAATTGTAGCCATCGGTTCCGGCGGAAACATCAACAAAGTTTTCTCAATGAGCAAAACCAAAGACGGAAAACCCATGTCTATTGCTTATCTGAAGAAAGCTTACAAAGAATTTAACACACTTACCGTTGACGAAAGAATGACAAAATATGGCTTCCGTGAAGACAGAGCCGATGTTTTGGTTCATGCTTTAAAAATTTATAATTTAGTAATGCATTGGGCAGATATCAATAAGATTTTTGTTCCGAAAATTTCTGTTGCGGATGGTTTGATTCATAATATTTATGAGAGAGTTTCGGGGGAGAACTCTTAG
- a CDS encoding cold-shock protein, with the protein MQQGTVKFFNETKGFGFITPSTGGQDIFVHTSGLVDQIRENDVVTYDLQNGNKGVNAVNVKKA; encoded by the coding sequence ATGCAACAAGGAACAGTAAAATTCTTTAACGAAACTAAAGGATTTGGTTTTATTACTCCATCAACAGGAGGTCAAGACATCTTCGTACACACTTCAGGTTTAGTAGACCAAATTCGTGAAAATGATGTTGTAACATACGATTTACAAAATGGTAACAAAGGGGTTAATGCAGTTAACGTTAAAAAAGCGTAA
- the dnaK gene encoding molecular chaperone DnaK — protein sequence MSKIIGIDLGTTNSCVAVMEGKDAVVIPNAEGKRTTPSIVAFTEDGERKVGDPAKRQAVTNPKKTVYSIKRFIGTHFKEDAKEISRVPYEVVAGPNDTVKVKIDDREYTPQEISAMTLQKMKKTAEDYLGQEVTRAVITVPAYFNDAQRQATKEAGEIAGLKVERIINEPTAAALAYGMDKSHKDQKIAVYDLGGGTFDVSILDLGDGVFEVLSTNGDTHLGGDDFDDVIINWMADEFKAEEGVDLKSDAIALQRLKEAAEKAKIELSSSPQTEINLPYITATATGPKHLVKTLTKAKFEQLSADLVRRSMEPCKKALSDAGLSISDIDEVILVGGSTRIPIIQEEVEKFFGKKPSKGVNPDEVVAIGAAIQGGVLTGDVTDVLLLDVTPLSLGIETMGSVFTKLIDANTTIPTKKSEVFSTASDNQPAVSIRVGQGERPMFNDNKEIGRFDLTDIPPAQRGVPQIEVTFDIDANGILSVSAKDKGTGKEQSIKIQASSGLSDEEIERMKKEAQENSAADNKRKEEVEIFNKADGLIFQTEKQLKEFGDKLSADKKAAIETAHTELKAAFEAKNGDDVKAKTEALDAAWMAASEEMYAQGQGADAGAQQTQGQANGAEDVQDADFEEVK from the coding sequence ATGAGTAAAATTATCGGAATTGACTTAGGTACAACCAACTCTTGCGTTGCAGTAATGGAAGGTAAAGATGCTGTAGTTATCCCTAATGCAGAAGGTAAAAGAACAACTCCTTCTATTGTAGCGTTTACAGAAGATGGTGAAAGAAAAGTAGGAGATCCTGCAAAAAGACAGGCTGTAACAAATCCAAAGAAAACGGTATATTCTATCAAAAGATTTATCGGTACACACTTCAAAGAAGATGCTAAAGAAATCTCTAGAGTACCTTATGAAGTAGTAGCTGGACCAAACGATACTGTAAAAGTAAAAATCGACGACAGAGAATATACGCCACAGGAAATTTCTGCAATGACTCTTCAAAAAATGAAGAAAACTGCTGAAGATTATCTTGGACAGGAAGTAACAAGAGCAGTAATCACTGTTCCGGCTTACTTTAACGATGCTCAAAGACAGGCTACAAAAGAAGCAGGAGAAATCGCTGGTCTTAAAGTTGAAAGAATTATCAACGAGCCTACAGCTGCTGCTTTGGCTTACGGTATGGATAAGTCTCACAAAGACCAGAAAATCGCAGTTTACGATTTAGGTGGTGGTACTTTTGACGTTTCTATCCTGGATTTAGGAGACGGAGTTTTCGAAGTATTGTCTACAAATGGTGATACACACTTAGGAGGTGATGACTTTGATGATGTAATTATCAACTGGATGGCAGACGAATTCAAAGCTGAAGAAGGTGTTGACTTGAAATCTGATGCAATTGCATTACAAAGATTGAAAGAAGCAGCTGAAAAAGCAAAAATTGAATTGTCTTCTTCTCCTCAAACTGAAATCAACCTTCCTTATATCACAGCTACAGCTACAGGTCCTAAACACTTAGTGAAGACTTTAACTAAAGCTAAATTTGAGCAATTATCTGCAGATTTGGTAAGAAGATCTATGGAGCCTTGTAAAAAAGCGCTTTCTGATGCAGGTCTTTCTATCTCAGATATCGACGAAGTAATCTTGGTAGGTGGTTCTACAAGAATCCCGATCATTCAGGAAGAAGTTGAGAAATTCTTCGGTAAAAAACCTTCAAAAGGTGTTAACCCGGATGAGGTTGTAGCAATTGGTGCAGCAATCCAAGGTGGAGTTTTAACTGGAGATGTAACTGACGTTCTTTTGTTAGATGTTACACCACTTTCTTTAGGTATTGAAACAATGGGTTCTGTTTTCACTAAATTAATTGATGCAAACACTACGATCCCAACTAAAAAATCTGAAGTATTCTCTACAGCATCTGACAACCAGCCGGCTGTAAGCATCAGAGTAGGACAGGGTGAAAGACCAATGTTCAACGATAACAAAGAAATCGGTAGATTCGACCTTACAGATATTCCACCAGCACAAAGAGGAGTTCCTCAAATTGAAGTAACTTTCGACATCGATGCAAACGGAATCTTGAGCGTTTCTGCTAAAGATAAAGGAACTGGTAAAGAGCAGTCTATTAAAATTCAGGCTTCTTCAGGTCTTTCTGACGAAGAAATCGAAAGAATGAAAAAAGAAGCTCAGGAAAATTCTGCAGCAGATAACAAGAGAAAAGAAGAAGTTGAAATCTTCAATAAAGCTGACGGATTGATCTTCCAAACTGAAAAGCAATTGAAAGAGTTTGGTGATAAATTATCTGCAGACAAAAAAGCCGCAATTGAAACTGCTCACACAGAATTGAAAGCAGCTTTCGAAGCTAAAAACGGAGATGATGTAAAAGCTAAAACTGAAGCTTTAGATGCAGCTTGGATGGCCGCTTCAGAAGAAATGTATGCACAAGGTCAAGGTGCAGATGCAGGAGCTCAACAAACTCAAGGTCAGGCAAACGGAGCAGAAGATGTTCAGGATGCAGACTTCGAAGAAGTTAAGTAA
- a CDS encoding barstar family protein produces MFAFAFDTLEEPQIISLIEDVKNLESNKTNFGFRKLRLINVENPAQLKLEIEKSIANFDNQGSIYLLDQNNSIITGTFISNIKISKSEKNNLSLSGYVWHQPKGYYKAWKMKMNNQINAKNIWKSFEKNELQGWLVFALNNMNTESSKENLIIEINGDHFNNLDEFFCTLGEEINGVAGYFGSNIPALYDCLRGDFGVESIKKLTWKNHQKSKKLFKSKFNEILQTFEDFNVEINLQ; encoded by the coding sequence ATGTTTGCATTTGCATTTGATACACTCGAAGAGCCACAAATCATTTCTCTAATTGAAGATGTGAAAAATCTCGAAAGCAATAAAACCAATTTTGGTTTTCGCAAACTCAGGCTAATTAATGTTGAAAATCCAGCACAATTAAAATTAGAAATAGAAAAATCGATTGCCAATTTTGACAACCAAGGTTCTATTTATCTTTTAGATCAGAATAATTCGATTATTACAGGAACATTCATTAGTAATATTAAAATTTCAAAATCAGAAAAGAATAATCTCAGCTTGAGTGGATATGTTTGGCATCAACCAAAAGGTTATTATAAAGCATGGAAAATGAAGATGAATAACCAAATTAATGCTAAAAACATTTGGAAAAGTTTTGAAAAGAATGAATTACAGGGTTGGTTAGTCTTTGCTTTAAACAATATGAATACGGAATCATCAAAAGAAAACTTAATAATAGAAATCAACGGAGATCATTTTAATAATCTTGATGAGTTTTTTTGTACGTTAGGTGAAGAAATCAATGGAGTTGCAGGATATTTTGGAAGTAACATTCCGGCTCTTTACGATTGTTTGAGAGGAGATTTTGGAGTTGAATCAATTAAAAAACTCACTTGGAAAAACCATCAGAAAAGCAAGAAACTTTTCAAATCTAAATTCAATGAAATACTGCAAACTTTCGAAGATTTTAATGTTGAAATAAACTTGCAGTAA
- the ppk1 gene encoding polyphosphate kinase 1: MSLHFNPRDVTWLAFNERVLQEAMDENVPLHLRIRFLGIFSNNLDEFFRVRVAGLKRAMDFKEKVIAESFYQPPSKILQRINEIVITQQANFDKTWKKIQVEMAEQKVFIKTSKNLTAKQKEFVRQYFDEVVEANVIPILLHENTPMPYMRDKSLYLGVAMRKKDWNYHSNYAIIEIPSRFVGRFVLLPTEDPEEKNVMLLEDVITFNLPHIFSYFGYDEFSAHAFKVTKDAEMDIDNDIKTNFAEKIEKGLKNRRKGKPTRFVFDKDMDKAMLELLIRKLNLSKKDSIIPGGKIHNFKHFMDFPDVIEYGKKPVERTSFTHQAFEHGERVTDVILKQDVLLSFPYHTYTPVIDLLREAAMDPDVKSIQITAYRLASNSKISNALIYAARNGKEVTVMLELQARFDEESNLMWKEMFEPEGITVLIGIPDKKVHAKLCIIKKRVHNKTLQYGFVSTGNFNEKTAKIYGDHLIMTSDRGIMADINKVFTVLKKPKEDYLSVLKTCKKLMVCPQFMREKIVHHIDKEIEEAKAGRKAEMIIKANSVSDRALITKMYEAAEAGVVIRVIVRGIYCAINQKEFKQKIKAISIVDEYLEHARVMYFYNKGSEDIYISSADWMNRNLDYRIEAAAKISDKNLKKELKDILDIQLKDNVKARILDKKLSNEYISNGEKECRSQIETYKYLKAKTSAK; this comes from the coding sequence ATGTCTTTACATTTTAATCCCAGAGATGTTACCTGGTTAGCATTTAACGAAAGAGTTTTACAGGAAGCAATGGACGAAAACGTGCCGCTTCATCTCAGAATTCGTTTTCTTGGGATTTTCTCAAATAATCTGGATGAGTTTTTCAGAGTGCGTGTTGCCGGTCTGAAGCGTGCGATGGACTTTAAAGAAAAAGTAATTGCCGAATCATTTTATCAGCCACCTTCGAAAATTCTCCAGAGAATTAATGAAATTGTAATTACCCAGCAAGCAAACTTCGACAAAACCTGGAAAAAAATTCAGGTTGAAATGGCAGAGCAGAAAGTCTTTATTAAAACTTCAAAAAATCTCACTGCCAAACAGAAAGAATTTGTAAGACAATATTTCGATGAAGTAGTGGAAGCCAATGTCATCCCGATTCTTCTTCACGAAAACACACCCATGCCTTACATGAGAGACAAAAGTTTGTACCTCGGTGTTGCCATGAGAAAAAAAGACTGGAATTACCACAGCAATTATGCAATTATAGAAATTCCGTCACGTTTTGTGGGAAGATTTGTTTTGTTACCTACAGAAGATCCTGAAGAAAAAAATGTCATGTTGCTAGAAGATGTCATTACATTCAACCTACCTCACATATTTTCTTATTTCGGATATGATGAATTTTCTGCCCATGCTTTTAAAGTAACAAAAGATGCCGAGATGGATATTGATAACGACATCAAAACCAACTTTGCAGAAAAGATAGAAAAAGGCCTCAAAAACCGTAGAAAAGGGAAACCGACCCGTTTTGTTTTTGATAAAGATATGGATAAGGCAATGCTCGAATTGCTCATTAGAAAATTAAATTTAAGCAAAAAAGACAGTATTATTCCCGGAGGAAAGATTCATAATTTTAAACATTTCATGGATTTTCCTGATGTTATTGAATATGGCAAAAAACCGGTAGAAAGAACATCTTTTACGCATCAAGCTTTTGAACATGGTGAAAGAGTGACCGACGTTATTTTGAAACAAGACGTTTTACTGAGTTTTCCTTATCATACTTACACACCGGTAATCGACTTGTTGCGTGAAGCTGCAATGGATCCGGATGTGAAGTCTATTCAAATTACCGCTTATCGTTTGGCGAGTAATTCAAAGATAAGCAACGCGTTAATTTATGCTGCCAGAAATGGTAAAGAAGTAACCGTAATGCTAGAATTACAGGCAAGATTTGATGAAGAATCGAATCTGATGTGGAAAGAAATGTTTGAACCTGAAGGAATTACTGTTTTAATAGGAATTCCGGACAAAAAAGTTCATGCTAAACTGTGTATTATTAAAAAAAGAGTGCACAACAAAACGCTTCAATATGGTTTTGTAAGTACAGGAAATTTCAACGAAAAAACTGCCAAAATTTATGGTGACCATTTAATAATGACTTCTGACAGAGGCATTATGGCAGATATCAATAAAGTTTTTACCGTACTGAAAAAACCGAAGGAGGATTATCTTTCAGTTCTAAAGACTTGTAAAAAGCTGATGGTTTGTCCGCAGTTCATGCGTGAAAAAATCGTACACCACATCGATAAAGAAATTGAAGAAGCCAAAGCCGGAAGAAAAGCTGAAATGATTATTAAGGCAAATTCTGTAAGCGACCGTGCTTTAATTACCAAAATGTATGAGGCTGCAGAAGCAGGTGTGGTCATCAGAGTGATTGTAAGAGGAATTTATTGTGCGATCAATCAGAAAGAATTTAAGCAGAAAATTAAAGCAATAAGTATTGTTGACGAATATCTGGAACATGCACGAGTAATGTATTTTTACAATAAAGGTTCTGAAGATATCTACATTTCTTCTGCCGATTGGATGAATAGAAACTTAGATTACAGAATAGAGGCAGCTGCGAAAATTTCCGATAAAAATCTTAAAAAGGAATTGAAAGACATTCTTGATATTCAGTTAAAAGATAATGTAAAGGCTAGAATTTTAGACAAAAAACTCAGCAACGAGTACATTAGCAATGGTGAAAAAGAATGTCGCTCACAGATTGAAACCTATAAATATCTGAAAGCAAAAACTTCTGCAAAGTAG
- a CDS encoding choice-of-anchor I family protein: protein MKNKYLLRGLLPIAALFHGAVSGQSTLVHYWNFNNNASVAAITTATSTLLNGSITAVSTGTGSTDTFIDFAGGTSQNFNVDNLNARNGDASGTHLRYNYPINGNVQFNLPTTGYNNVVVKFSTRRSGSGAGNQNWSYSLDGTTFLPYQTVTSQDANPQLITFDFSNVTGVSNNPNFKLKVEFAQGGGGAVGNNRFDNFTLDATSVGGTDTTPPTVAYLPANNINNASTTVNPTITFNENVRLIDNSAITSTNAQSLVELRLGNSTGNVVPFTTTFANNVITVVPTGGLVPNQAYYLALKPNMVEDTSDNAVTTATSSIFTTAGTSISLDKTLIKINENAGTLAFKINVTNPSNATVNLVAKPASFNTANSSDFTFTSQAINITPSTTSVTVNIPIIDDTLAEQQAEYFVLGLENPLGTTITGDTTSTVYIIDNDKAAPVPSNQITLNYIGSFDPSGNNNSSTEIVVHDPATQKLFTISSLTDVFDIINFTNPLAPSVINTVNMAPYGGITSIAVKNGLVAVASPNGTNAQQNGSVVFFDINGNFLKQVTVGVLPDMITFTPDGTKVMTANEGEPNDAYTVDPEGSISIIDISGGINNLTQSNVTTLGFTGYNSQEAAFISSGGRKVKSTSTLAQDLEPEYIAISPDSQKAWVSCQENNGIIEVNLSNNTLGNIWGLGKKDMNLPGNGFDASDNNGEILIANWPVKAYYNPDAMASFKVGNTNYLVTANEGDEKDLGGFSERTTVGANGYTLDSTIFPNASVLKASHNLGRFRVTNVNGNTDGDADFEEIHALGARSFSIFNADTKQIVYDSGDRFERYIAANHPLIFNADNEANGAKNRSRAKGPEPEGVTLGAIAGQTFAFITLERTGGVMVYNVTDPNNVTFVDYKHSRSTSAFGGDNGPEGITYIPPANMNNGKGYVVVANEISGTLSMYEVIPSSTLSTGEVKTEKASFNIFPNPVNKGNTLYFNRAQGYELYDMSGKLLGKEKNALTIDTSKLNTGVYLIKTSEGEVKRFIVK, encoded by the coding sequence ATGAAAAACAAATACCTTTTGAGAGGCTTATTACCTATTGCCGCTTTATTTCATGGCGCAGTTTCAGGACAAAGCACATTAGTTCACTATTGGAACTTTAATAATAATGCGTCCGTTGCGGCAATCACAACCGCTACTTCAACGCTTTTGAATGGTTCTATCACTGCTGTTTCTACAGGAACAGGAAGTACAGATACTTTTATTGATTTTGCTGGCGGAACATCACAAAATTTTAATGTAGATAATTTAAATGCAAGAAACGGAGATGCTTCCGGAACGCATTTGAGATACAATTATCCGATCAACGGAAATGTACAATTTAATTTACCAACCACAGGATATAACAATGTTGTGGTGAAATTTTCTACAAGAAGATCAGGTTCTGGTGCAGGAAATCAAAACTGGTCTTACTCTTTAGACGGAACTACTTTTTTACCGTATCAAACGGTTACTTCACAAGATGCCAATCCGCAACTCATAACATTTGATTTTTCAAATGTTACAGGAGTTTCAAATAACCCAAATTTCAAATTAAAAGTTGAGTTTGCTCAAGGTGGCGGCGGAGCTGTCGGAAATAACAGATTCGATAATTTTACATTGGACGCAACTTCTGTTGGCGGGACCGATACTACTCCACCAACCGTTGCTTATTTGCCTGCAAATAACATCAACAATGCTTCTACAACAGTAAATCCTACGATTACGTTTAATGAAAATGTAAGATTAATTGATAACTCTGCAATTACTTCTACAAATGCACAAAGCTTAGTTGAATTACGTTTAGGAAACTCTACAGGAAATGTTGTTCCATTTACAACAACGTTCGCAAATAATGTAATTACAGTAGTTCCTACGGGAGGTTTGGTTCCGAATCAGGCTTATTATTTAGCTTTAAAACCAAATATGGTAGAAGATACAAGTGATAATGCGGTGACAACGGCAACATCAAGTATTTTCACAACAGCAGGAACAAGCATTTCTTTAGATAAAACTTTAATTAAGATCAACGAAAATGCTGGAACTTTAGCATTTAAAATAAATGTGACCAATCCTTCCAATGCAACCGTAAATTTGGTTGCAAAACCGGCTTCTTTCAATACCGCAAACAGCAGTGATTTTACCTTTACCAGCCAGGCCATCAACATCACACCATCTACAACAAGTGTTACTGTAAATATCCCAATCATCGATGATACTTTAGCAGAGCAACAGGCAGAATATTTTGTTTTAGGTTTAGAAAATCCTTTAGGAACAACAATTACCGGAGACACTACTTCTACCGTTTATATTATCGATAATGATAAGGCGGCTCCCGTTCCTTCTAATCAGATTACATTAAACTACATCGGAAGTTTTGATCCTTCTGGAAATAATAACAGTTCTACAGAAATTGTAGTTCATGATCCTGCAACTCAAAAATTATTTACCATCAGTTCTTTAACGGATGTTTTTGATATTATTAATTTTACAAATCCATTAGCTCCGTCTGTAATCAACACTGTAAACATGGCTCCTTATGGCGGAATTACAAGCATCGCCGTGAAAAACGGACTTGTTGCTGTAGCTTCTCCAAACGGAACAAACGCACAACAAAACGGATCGGTAGTTTTCTTCGACATCAACGGAAATTTCTTAAAACAAGTCACCGTGGGAGTTTTACCGGATATGATTACATTTACTCCGGACGGAACAAAAGTAATGACCGCAAATGAAGGCGAACCAAACGATGCTTATACGGTAGATCCGGAAGGTTCAATCAGTATTATTGATATATCAGGTGGAATTAATAATTTAACCCAGTCAAATGTTACCACACTTGGTTTTACGGGTTACAACAGCCAGGAAGCTGCATTTATCAGTTCAGGTGGAAGAAAAGTAAAATCGACAAGCACTTTGGCACAGGATCTTGAACCTGAATATATTGCCATTAGTCCAGATAGCCAGAAAGCATGGGTTTCTTGTCAGGAAAACAACGGAATTATCGAAGTAAATCTTAGCAACAATACGTTAGGAAATATTTGGGGATTGGGTAAAAAAGATATGAATCTTCCAGGAAACGGCTTTGACGCTTCAGACAACAACGGCGAAATTCTTATCGCAAACTGGCCTGTAAAAGCGTATTACAATCCAGATGCAATGGCTTCTTTTAAAGTTGGAAACACCAATTATCTGGTTACCGCAAACGAAGGTGACGAAAAAGATTTAGGTGGATTCAGCGAAAGAACTACTGTTGGAGCGAATGGATATACTTTAGACTCAACCATTTTCCCGAATGCTTCTGTTTTAAAAGCTTCGCACAATTTAGGAAGATTCAGAGTGACCAATGTAAACGGAAATACAGACGGAGACGCAGATTTTGAAGAAATTCATGCTTTAGGAGCAAGATCATTCTCAATTTTCAATGCAGATACCAAACAAATCGTTTACGACAGTGGAGACAGGTTTGAAAGATATATTGCAGCCAATCATCCTTTAATTTTCAATGCTGATAATGAAGCAAACGGAGCGAAAAACCGAAGCCGTGCAAAAGGCCCTGAACCTGAAGGTGTAACTTTAGGAGCCATTGCCGGACAAACTTTTGCCTTCATCACTTTGGAAAGAACCGGAGGTGTGATGGTTTACAACGTAACAGATCCCAACAATGTCACTTTTGTAGATTACAAACATTCGAGATCGACTTCTGCATTTGGTGGAGACAACGGTCCGGAAGGGATTACGTACATTCCACCAGCAAATATGAATAATGGAAAAGGTTACGTAGTCGTTGCCAACGAAATCAGTGGAACTTTATCAATGTATGAAGTAATACCATCTTCAACATTATCGACAGGTGAAGTGAAAACAGAGAAAGCTAGCTTCAATATCTTCCCAAATCCTGTAAACAAAGGAAATACTCTTTACTTCAACAGAGCTCAAGGTTATGAGTTGTACGATATGAGCGGAAAACTTCTTGGAAAAGAGAAAAACGCTTTAACTATCGATACTTCAAAACTAAACACCGGAGTTTATTTAATTAAAACTTCGGAAGGTGAAGTGAAGAGATTCATCGTGAAATAA